One segment of Ascidiaceihabitans donghaensis DNA contains the following:
- a CDS encoding Mth938-like domain-containing protein, giving the protein MRLNEVTYNDAQPIEGYGPGFFRVGGEVHEGAVLVSGAGVAPWGGYADVDSLAALAGQVDVLFVGTGADVAHIPTGVRDPLEAAGIGVEAMSSPAAARTYNVLLSEGRRIALAMLPV; this is encoded by the coding sequence ATGCGTTTGAACGAAGTCACATACAATGATGCGCAACCCATCGAAGGCTACGGTCCCGGATTCTTTCGCGTCGGCGGTGAAGTGCATGAAGGCGCCGTTCTTGTCAGTGGAGCCGGTGTTGCCCCTTGGGGCGGATATGCCGACGTTGACAGTCTTGCGGCTTTGGCGGGCCAAGTTGATGTGTTGTTTGTGGGCACCGGCGCGGATGTCGCACATATCCCGACGGGTGTGCGTGACCCACTGGAAGCAGCAGGCATCGGGGTCGAAGCGATGTCGTCACCGGCGGCCGCACGGACCTACAATGTATTGCTCAGCGAAGGGCGGCGTATTGCGCTTGCGATGCTGCCTGTTTGA
- the ccmA gene encoding heme ABC exporter ATP-binding protein CcmA, translated as MTMTVTDLTIARGGMPILAALSFQLTPGRALILRGPNGAGKTTLLRTVAGLQSPLQGDIIGAEDQIAYAAHADGLKAMLSVAENLRFWADVFGQHDDVEAALSMFNLRDLRDRLAGTLSAGQKRRLGLARLLVTGRKVWVLDEPTVSLDAASVVIFADAVRTHLAQGGMALIATHIDLGLQDADVLDVTPFAAVAGTGSGASDEAFL; from the coding sequence ATGACGATGACCGTGACTGATCTAACCATTGCCCGTGGTGGCATGCCTATTCTGGCGGCGCTGTCTTTCCAGCTGACCCCGGGTCGGGCTTTGATTTTGCGTGGTCCCAATGGGGCAGGTAAAACGACGCTTTTGCGTACAGTGGCGGGTCTTCAGTCCCCTTTGCAGGGCGACATCATTGGTGCGGAAGACCAGATTGCATATGCGGCCCATGCAGACGGTTTGAAGGCCATGTTAAGTGTGGCTGAAAACCTGCGCTTTTGGGCGGATGTGTTCGGGCAGCATGATGATGTGGAAGCTGCACTTTCTATGTTCAATTTGCGTGATTTGCGGGACCGTTTGGCAGGCACGTTGTCGGCGGGTCAGAAACGGCGATTGGGGTTGGCGCGTTTGTTGGTAACGGGGCGCAAAGTCTGGGTGCTGGACGAGCCCACGGTTTCACTGGATGCAGCGTCCGTGGTGATTTTTGCTGATGCGGTGCGCACACATCTGGCGCAAGGTGGTATGGCCCTGATCGCCACGCATATCGATTTGGGATTGCAGGACGCCGACGTGCTGGATGTAACGCCGTTTGCCGCTGTGGCGGGGACAGGCAGCGGCGCCAGCGACGAGGCATTTTTATGA